A stretch of Aureispira sp. CCB-E DNA encodes these proteins:
- a CDS encoding choice-of-anchor I family protein: MKSILPLLCLLIAQFTYAQNISVTELGRYTDGRDGACEISAYDSTTNQLIITNAASDSIDMVDISNPSMPMHMGGIDVTLYGGGVNSVVNLNNGYFAAAIEAVVKQDSGKVVFFDQTGAYVNEVTVGHLPDMLTVTKDGNKVLVACEGEPNDAYTIDPEGSIVIIDISGGVAAVNTSHVKFLTFTDAPTTIAGSIQKPGTTLAEDLEPEYIAVNQTSTLAAVACQENNVLILVDLTADTILTYKGLGFKDHSVVGNGFDATNTDGIINILTQNVKGVYQPDAIAAYSVGGMTYFVSANEGDGRDYGGYSSETRIKNLTLDSMAFPTANILQGDNFLGRLKTFTADVIGDTDGDGDVDELYSYGARSFSIWDETGNLIWDSGDAIEQYIAANHPAFFNCNDGLASKMDNRSDDKGPEPEAVAIGKIGNRFYAFIGLERQGGIMVYDVTNPNSPIFEAFINNFDATSGTMTDIAPEGLVFVPAAESHNGKNMLIVSNEVSGTTTIYEIVDLLSSVMVSAIDAKGSVYPNPTSNELTIEMDSYNKEVQYYLTNTVGQQIEQGVFMGTTTLSLGNLSTGMYYLTIQDATNPSSVWTTKVVKN, translated from the coding sequence ATGAAATCTATTTTACCCCTTTTATGCTTATTGATAGCTCAGTTTACGTATGCTCAAAACATATCTGTTACGGAATTAGGGCGTTATACCGATGGTCGAGATGGTGCTTGTGAAATTTCAGCTTATGACTCCACTACTAATCAATTGATTATTACCAATGCCGCTTCGGACTCTATTGATATGGTTGATATAAGCAATCCAAGTATGCCTATGCACATGGGTGGGATTGATGTAACCTTGTATGGTGGCGGTGTGAATTCTGTCGTTAATCTAAACAATGGCTATTTTGCAGCAGCAATTGAGGCTGTTGTTAAACAAGATTCTGGGAAAGTAGTCTTTTTTGATCAAACAGGAGCTTATGTAAATGAGGTTACTGTTGGACACTTGCCAGATATGTTGACAGTCACTAAAGATGGAAACAAAGTATTGGTAGCTTGTGAAGGAGAACCGAACGATGCTTATACAATCGACCCTGAAGGTTCTATTGTTATCATAGATATTAGCGGGGGAGTTGCTGCTGTGAATACTAGCCATGTGAAATTCTTAACGTTCACAGATGCCCCAACAACTATTGCTGGAAGTATTCAAAAACCAGGAACAACGCTTGCAGAAGATTTAGAACCAGAATATATTGCTGTTAACCAAACTTCTACCTTGGCAGCTGTTGCCTGTCAAGAAAACAACGTGTTGATATTAGTAGATTTGACAGCAGATACCATACTGACATATAAAGGACTTGGATTTAAAGATCATAGTGTAGTCGGCAATGGTTTTGATGCAACCAATACAGATGGTATCATTAATATTTTAACTCAAAATGTAAAAGGCGTTTACCAACCAGATGCTATTGCCGCTTACTCTGTAGGTGGGATGACTTATTTCGTTTCTGCTAATGAAGGAGATGGAAGAGATTATGGAGGCTACAGTTCAGAAACAAGAATTAAAAATTTAACATTGGATTCGATGGCTTTTCCAACAGCGAATATACTTCAAGGTGATAATTTTTTAGGACGTTTAAAAACATTTACAGCAGACGTTATTGGTGATACAGATGGCGATGGTGATGTAGATGAATTGTATAGCTATGGAGCGCGTTCATTTTCAATTTGGGATGAAACAGGTAATTTGATTTGGGATAGTGGTGATGCAATTGAACAATATATTGCTGCCAATCATCCTGCTTTCTTTAATTGTAACGATGGTTTGGCTTCAAAAATGGATAACCGTTCAGATGATAAAGGACCAGAACCGGAAGCTGTTGCGATTGGTAAAATCGGAAATCGATTTTATGCTTTTATTGGCTTAGAACGTCAAGGAGGGATTATGGTTTATGATGTAACGAACCCTAATAGCCCTATATTTGAGGCTTTTATTAATAATTTTGATGCAACATCAGGAACAATGACGGATATCGCACCAGAAGGTTTGGTGTTTGTTCCCGCAGCCGAAAGTCACAATGGTAAAAATATGCTGATTGTTAGCAATGAAGTATCAGGAACAACAACCATTTATGAAATAGTTGATTTGTTATCTTCTGTAATGGTATCTGCGATAGATGCAAAGGGAAGTGTTTATCCTAATCCGACATCAAACGAATTGACGATTGAAATGGATTCTTACAATAAAGAGGTGCAATACTACCTAACCAATACCGTAGGACAACAGATAGAGCAAGGTGTTTTTATGGGGACAACAACCTTATCTTTAGGAAATTTGTCAACAGGTATGTATTATCTAACAATACAAGATGCGACCAACCCATCCAGCGTATGGACGACAAAAGTTGTTAAAAACTAA
- a CDS encoding alkaline phosphatase PhoX — translation MKKLTLLLLCVFFSATGFAQIQFDATIQPAFGAETVLMPPSPLKSQVIFIGGYDMVEATATYGQPAQTVVSKDWNDFIGFTPDASGQHLGWISINHEKVVSNDNLGDGGGMTTFLIDRDSLTDSIIVVNQTLLDGRSGKFFNVDFVNHTGETGMNCGGITSTVDGRIWTAEEWFRGDNTDIADRDTSLFTIGTGTANGQAAPAGFPGWNGQTIQKYQNYNYMTEIDPRQAVAIRKQYNWGRQAFEGGVVMPDNRTVYLTVDDTPAFFTKFVADNAGDFTVGKTYVYKQDATGSKWIEIDNTDPNKMLNFKNEAVAVGATMFNRLEWIAKDPNSNKVYLTETGRDNPASRWADESAAGATHATHTLNRAAFVQGTHPDSSDYWDYYGRVLQFDPATDAMTSFLEGGPHYANSPDSTHYPYNHLSNPDGLNFINVNGQSYMMICEDLNGTSHGRVPAGLSDRTCELYLFDMSDNTPTVSDLTRISVAAKGAEITGAIASPDGKTIFVNSQHPSSSNPFPYNHSLTYAITGWDQSITTIKNIQQEQADYDFYPNPVSRTVYFKEVGDFAIYDLHGRRLEVYRNVNQIDVAHLAAGTYFIQNKAGITKKLIVQ, via the coding sequence ATGAAAAAGCTAACACTACTACTTCTTTGTGTTTTCTTTAGTGCTACTGGATTTGCACAAATCCAATTTGACGCCACTATACAACCTGCTTTTGGAGCAGAAACGGTACTTATGCCACCTTCTCCATTAAAATCACAAGTGATTTTTATCGGGGGGTATGACATGGTAGAGGCAACAGCAACTTATGGGCAGCCAGCTCAAACTGTCGTTTCTAAAGATTGGAATGACTTTATTGGATTTACACCTGATGCTTCAGGACAACACTTGGGATGGATTTCAATCAACCATGAAAAAGTTGTTTCTAATGACAACCTTGGAGATGGCGGAGGAATGACAACCTTTTTAATTGATAGAGATTCCTTGACAGATTCTATCATTGTAGTCAATCAAACATTATTAGATGGACGTTCTGGAAAATTCTTTAATGTTGACTTTGTTAATCATACAGGTGAAACAGGAATGAATTGCGGTGGTATTACGTCTACAGTAGATGGAAGAATTTGGACAGCTGAAGAATGGTTCCGTGGAGACAACACTGATATTGCAGATAGAGATACTTCTTTGTTTACGATCGGTACAGGTACTGCCAATGGACAAGCGGCTCCTGCTGGTTTTCCTGGTTGGAATGGTCAGACCATTCAAAAATACCAAAACTACAACTACATGACTGAAATTGATCCTCGACAAGCTGTAGCAATTCGCAAGCAATACAACTGGGGAAGACAAGCCTTTGAAGGTGGTGTTGTTATGCCTGACAACCGCACAGTTTACCTAACTGTTGACGATACTCCTGCCTTTTTTACCAAATTTGTGGCAGATAACGCAGGCGATTTTACCGTAGGCAAAACTTATGTATACAAACAAGATGCAACTGGTAGCAAATGGATTGAAATTGATAATACAGATCCTAATAAAATGCTTAACTTCAAAAATGAAGCCGTTGCAGTTGGAGCAACAATGTTCAATCGTTTGGAATGGATTGCCAAAGATCCAAATTCTAACAAAGTATATTTAACTGAAACAGGTCGTGACAACCCTGCATCAAGATGGGCGGATGAGTCTGCTGCTGGTGCAACACACGCTACACATACGCTTAATAGAGCAGCTTTTGTACAAGGTACACATCCTGATTCTAGTGATTACTGGGACTACTATGGTCGTGTTTTGCAATTTGATCCTGCCACCGATGCCATGACATCGTTCTTAGAAGGAGGTCCTCATTATGCCAATTCACCAGATTCTACGCACTATCCTTACAACCACCTTTCTAATCCTGATGGTTTAAACTTTATCAATGTTAATGGTCAATCTTATATGATGATTTGTGAAGACTTAAATGGTACTTCTCATGGTAGAGTTCCTGCTGGCTTGTCGGATAGAACTTGTGAATTGTACTTGTTTGATATGTCTGATAACACGCCTACTGTAAGCGATTTGACACGTATTTCTGTAGCGGCTAAAGGAGCTGAAATCACAGGGGCAATTGCAAGTCCTGACGGAAAAACAATCTTTGTTAACTCTCAACACCCTAGCAGCAGCAACCCTTTCCCTTACAACCACTCTTTAACGTACGCCATCACAGGTTGGGATCAAAGCATTACTACGATCAAAAATATCCAACAAGAACAAGCGGACTATGATTTTTATCCAAATCCTGTTTCTCGTACAGTTTATTTCAAAGAAGTAGGTGATTTTGCCATTTATGATTTGCATGGTAGAAGGTTAGAAGTCTATAGAAATGTTAACCAAATTGATGTTGCCCACTTGGCAGCAGGTACTTACTTCATACAAAATAAGGCAGGTATAACTAAAAAACTGATTGTTCAATAG
- a CDS encoding cytochrome c peroxidase: protein MKYSFLIIALITLFVMVSSTTDTASPKPETSIPTLQIKTNFLSQLDQLQTHLEQLLLDLKDKNIQQARATYLKARIPFKQAEFLIAYLDPQLYERSINESPLLKPTPKVANKETHYPGGFQVIDEQLFEEQVTVEPIQKTVTYLKTEIQRFRTRVTSIRFYDAMIIHAMKEALIRSFTLGITGFDTPASDNAIEDFKQVNQGILNTLLSYKERFSPQLISTIEQQFNAINYDSFDDFDRYAYLVGQLIPILENLEAIRVSANLETKEELNRYQLPLNSSFTNPFQADFLNASYYTNIPNQQIQSAQIELGKQLFNDPILSDNLKTSCATCHNEKLAFTDQLERSMNGDKTQTTSRNSPSLNYSIYASAYFFDLRAHDLKNQFDHVIHNEKEFNSDYTSIIKKLHQNKDYQQKFATSYAQHPNPISTASINHALKSYLMSLPRFDSPFDQLVQTKTETIPEELRQGFNLFMGKAQCATCHFPPTFSGLVPPRYVDSESEVLGVLDDENFDHPKLDKDLGRINNGITKDNYDFFANSFKTVSIRNVALTAPYMHNGSIKTLEKVIEFYDLGGGVGMGLDLPHQTLPEDQLNLTDAEKAALVVFLESLTDSNY from the coding sequence ATGAAATATTCTTTCCTAATTATTGCGCTGATTACCTTATTTGTAATGGTTTCAAGCACAACAGATACCGCCTCTCCCAAACCCGAAACCTCTATTCCTACCCTTCAGATCAAGACCAATTTTTTGAGTCAATTGGATCAACTTCAAACACACTTGGAACAACTACTTTTAGATCTAAAAGATAAGAACATCCAACAAGCTAGGGCGACTTATCTCAAAGCTCGAATACCTTTTAAGCAAGCAGAATTTTTGATCGCTTATCTAGATCCTCAATTGTATGAACGTAGCATCAATGAATCTCCTTTGCTAAAACCTACTCCAAAAGTTGCCAACAAGGAAACACATTATCCTGGCGGCTTTCAAGTTATTGATGAACAGCTTTTTGAAGAGCAAGTCACTGTAGAACCAATTCAAAAAACTGTTACATACTTAAAAACAGAAATTCAGCGTTTTAGAACCAGAGTAACCTCTATTCGTTTTTATGATGCCATGATTATTCATGCGATGAAAGAGGCTCTTATTCGTTCCTTTACTTTAGGAATTACAGGTTTTGATACACCTGCTTCTGATAATGCTATTGAGGATTTCAAACAAGTCAATCAAGGTATTTTGAACACCTTACTCTCTTATAAAGAACGTTTTTCTCCCCAATTAATTTCAACTATAGAACAACAGTTTAATGCGATTAATTATGATTCTTTTGATGATTTTGATCGTTATGCTTATTTGGTTGGGCAGCTTATTCCTATATTAGAAAATCTAGAGGCGATTAGGGTCAGTGCTAATTTAGAAACCAAAGAAGAGTTAAATCGTTATCAACTGCCTCTAAATAGCAGTTTTACCAATCCCTTTCAAGCTGACTTTTTAAATGCCTCTTATTATACGAATATTCCTAATCAGCAAATACAATCGGCTCAAATTGAACTTGGCAAACAGCTTTTTAACGATCCTATTCTTTCAGACAACCTCAAAACATCTTGTGCCACTTGTCACAACGAAAAACTAGCCTTTACCGACCAATTAGAGCGCAGTATGAATGGAGATAAAACGCAGACAACTAGCCGCAATTCTCCTTCTCTAAATTACAGTATTTATGCCAGTGCTTATTTTTTTGATTTGCGAGCCCATGATTTGAAAAATCAATTTGATCATGTCATCCACAATGAAAAAGAATTTAACAGCGATTATACATCTATTATTAAGAAATTGCATCAAAATAAAGATTATCAACAGAAATTTGCAACAAGCTATGCTCAACACCCCAACCCAATCAGCACAGCAAGCATCAATCATGCTCTCAAAAGTTATTTGATGAGTTTGCCTCGCTTTGATTCGCCTTTTGATCAATTGGTTCAAACCAAAACGGAAACAATACCAGAAGAATTGAGACAGGGTTTTAATTTATTTATGGGCAAAGCTCAATGCGCTACTTGTCATTTTCCACCTACTTTTAGTGGCTTAGTCCCTCCTAGATATGTTGATTCTGAATCTGAAGTCTTGGGAGTCTTGGACGATGAGAATTTTGACCACCCCAAACTAGACAAAGACTTGGGACGAATCAACAACGGCATTACCAAAGATAACTATGATTTTTTTGCCAATTCATTTAAAACCGTTAGCATTCGGAATGTAGCTTTAACAGCACCTTATATGCATAATGGCTCTATCAAAACATTAGAAAAGGTAATTGAGTTTTATGACTTAGGTGGCGGTGTAGGAATGGGATTAGATTTACCACATCAAACTCTACCCGAAGATCAACTTAATCTAACCGATGCAGAAAAAGCTGCTTTGGTTGTTTTTTTAGAAAGTTTAACGGACTCAAACTATTAA
- the hemL gene encoding glutamate-1-semialdehyde 2,1-aminomutase — MQRKISEELYAEAKNYFPGGVSSPVRAFKSVKGAPLFIKKGNGSQIWDEDDNQFTDFCCSWGPLILGHNNDAIREVIVATVANGTSFGTPTRWENKLGKLILNNNRFIEKIRFVSSGTEAVMSAIRLARGVTGKDKILKFDGCYHGHVDSLLVNAGSGLVTFGVSSSAGIPEAFAKETLVAPLNDLDAVEATFKEHGNQIACVIIEPVPANNGLLLQHRSYLEGLRKLCTQYNVLLIFDEVISGFRVGFEGAAGYYDIQPDIITYGKIIGGGMPVGAYGANAEIMGNVAPDGGVYQAGTLSGNPVAMAAGFTAASQLLEEGFYANLEQTTQDFVAKIQSYCDNKGYEVHINTIGSIFWIAFSKDDIRRADQINPDSMEKFKILHAYLLDNGIYLGPSGYEVGFISSAHTTEELANAVDKICQGMDLVHQ, encoded by the coding sequence ATGCAAAGAAAGATTTCAGAAGAATTGTATGCAGAAGCAAAAAATTATTTTCCAGGAGGAGTGAGCTCTCCTGTACGTGCTTTTAAATCTGTAAAAGGGGCTCCTTTGTTTATCAAAAAAGGGAATGGCTCACAAATTTGGGATGAGGACGACAATCAGTTTACAGACTTTTGTTGTTCTTGGGGACCACTTATTTTAGGACACAATAATGATGCTATCCGAGAGGTTATCGTTGCTACAGTAGCAAATGGGACATCTTTTGGCACTCCAACTCGTTGGGAAAACAAACTGGGAAAGTTGATTCTTAACAACAACCGATTTATTGAAAAAATACGTTTCGTAAGTTCTGGAACAGAAGCTGTCATGTCTGCCATCCGTTTGGCCAGAGGCGTTACAGGCAAAGATAAAATTCTTAAATTTGATGGTTGTTACCACGGTCATGTCGATTCTCTATTGGTTAACGCAGGGTCGGGCTTGGTTACTTTTGGAGTAAGTAGCTCCGCAGGTATTCCTGAAGCGTTTGCGAAAGAAACTTTAGTTGCCCCACTAAATGATTTGGACGCAGTAGAAGCAACATTTAAAGAACATGGCAATCAAATTGCTTGTGTAATTATTGAACCAGTTCCTGCCAACAATGGTCTATTGCTGCAACATCGTTCTTATTTAGAAGGTTTGCGCAAGCTGTGTACACAATACAATGTGTTGTTGATTTTTGACGAGGTAATTTCTGGTTTCCGTGTAGGATTTGAGGGGGCTGCTGGTTACTACGATATTCAGCCAGATATTATTACTTATGGAAAAATTATTGGTGGCGGTATGCCTGTTGGTGCTTATGGAGCAAATGCCGAAATCATGGGTAATGTCGCTCCCGATGGTGGTGTTTACCAAGCAGGAACATTGTCTGGTAATCCTGTAGCTATGGCAGCTGGTTTTACAGCTGCTTCTCAATTACTAGAAGAAGGTTTTTATGCGAATTTAGAGCAAACAACACAAGATTTTGTAGCCAAAATTCAATCTTATTGTGATAATAAAGGTTATGAAGTTCATATCAATACCATTGGTTCAATCTTCTGGATTGCATTCTCCAAAGACGATATTCGCCGTGCCGACCAAATCAATCCTGATAGTATGGAGAAATTTAAAATCTTGCATGCTTATTTGCTTGACAATGGCATTTACTTAGGTCCTTCTGGCTACGAGGTAGGCTTTATTTCTTCGGCTCATACTACTGAAGAACTAGCTAATGCTGTTGACAAAATTTGTCAAGGTATGGATTTGGTGCATCAATAA
- a CDS encoding UDP-2,3-diacylglucosamine diphosphatase has product MAKRRKLDLLVLSDIHLGTYGCHAKELLTYLKSVKPKILVLNGDIIDIWQFKKSYFPKSHLAVVSQIIKMASKGTKVYYLTGNHDEMLRKFAPLQMGNFYMDNKLLLELDGKVAWFFHGDVFDTSVTCAKWLAKLGGVGYDALVAINLWVNHILKSMGKPRMSLSKKVKDSVKRAVKYVQDFETVASELAIEKNYDYVVLGHIHQPQMRTITTSKGSTMYLNSGDWIENLTALEYTEGNWSIYQYDEADFDTTIPMEELQEINYEMVYASVTEGKVQQIFKELILQ; this is encoded by the coding sequence ATGGCAAAAAGAAGAAAATTAGACCTTCTAGTTTTATCGGATATACATTTGGGAACCTATGGTTGTCACGCAAAGGAGTTGCTGACTTATTTGAAGTCTGTAAAACCTAAAATATTGGTTCTAAATGGAGATATTATAGATATTTGGCAATTTAAAAAAAGCTACTTTCCAAAATCTCATTTGGCAGTCGTTAGTCAGATTATCAAAATGGCTTCTAAAGGGACTAAGGTGTATTACCTCACAGGTAATCACGATGAGATGTTGCGAAAATTTGCTCCTTTGCAAATGGGAAATTTTTATATGGACAATAAATTACTGTTAGAACTAGATGGCAAAGTCGCTTGGTTCTTTCACGGAGATGTATTTGATACTTCTGTTACTTGCGCCAAGTGGTTGGCAAAATTAGGAGGGGTGGGCTACGATGCTTTGGTAGCCATTAATTTATGGGTCAATCATATCTTAAAATCAATGGGTAAGCCAAGAATGTCGTTGTCCAAAAAGGTTAAAGATAGTGTCAAGCGGGCTGTAAAATATGTTCAAGACTTTGAAACAGTTGCATCAGAGTTGGCAATCGAAAAAAACTATGATTACGTAGTATTAGGACATATTCATCAGCCACAAATGCGTACCATTACAACGTCGAAAGGTAGCACTATGTACCTTAATTCAGGTGACTGGATTGAAAACTTAACAGCACTAGAATATACAGAAGGAAACTGGTCTATTTATCAATATGATGAAGCTGATTTTGATACGACAATTCCAATGGAGGAATTACAAGAGATTAATTATGAAATGGTCTATGCTTCTGTAACGGAGGGAAAAGTTCAACAAATATTTAAAGAGCTTATTTTACAATAA
- a CDS encoding class I SAM-dependent methyltransferase — translation MIPAFQDTSSQKHAMKKYYKFQSKIYDSTRWMFLFGRTNLVHQLPIARDAAIRILEVGCGTGYNLEKFAAYYVNAQLVGMDVSEDMIELSKKKLAPYSNRIDLLSRAYGDTAFSTQNSFDVVVFSYALTMINPQWKELIDQAYKDIKPGGIIAVVDFHQTSNPIFKLHMKNNHVRMDAHLLPVLENKFSTLSSDVQRAYLGMWEYFSFVGIKSYQ, via the coding sequence ATGATTCCAGCATTTCAAGATACTAGTTCGCAAAAACATGCGATGAAGAAGTATTACAAATTTCAATCTAAAATCTATGATAGCACTCGATGGATGTTCCTATTTGGGCGAACGAATTTGGTGCATCAGTTGCCTATAGCTAGAGATGCTGCCATTCGAATACTAGAGGTGGGGTGTGGAACAGGTTATAATTTAGAAAAATTTGCAGCGTATTATGTTAATGCTCAATTGGTAGGAATGGATGTTTCGGAAGACATGATAGAGTTGTCAAAGAAAAAACTAGCTCCCTACTCCAATCGAATTGATTTGTTGTCTAGGGCTTATGGAGACACTGCTTTCTCTACCCAGAATAGCTTTGACGTGGTGGTATTTTCCTATGCGTTGACAATGATTAACCCACAATGGAAGGAATTAATCGATCAAGCTTACAAAGATATAAAACCAGGTGGAATCATAGCAGTGGTTGATTTTCATCAAACGAGTAACCCTATTTTTAAGTTACACATGAAAAACAATCATGTTCGGATGGACGCTCACTTGTTACCTGTTTTAGAAAATAAATTTTCTACTTTATCATCCGATGTACAACGAGCTTATTTAGGAATGTGGGAATATTTTTCATTTGTAGGTATTAAATCGTATCAATAA
- a CDS encoding BtaA family protein has product MLQLATNKAKDWMFGKIHGNNLIYNTCWEDPECDRRLLELNQESEVVMITSAGCNALDYSLDDPTAIHCVDVNYRQNALLELKKAFYQAGTYKTLFRFFGEGSHETPEYCYQNYLRDYLPTYAQRFWDKKIEPYFGAYRFRPSFYFYGTAGTFAWLFGCYMRLRRSLYDNVQQLLHAPTLEIQAYWYNIVEQKIIGNFIQWAMKQPVTLSLLGIPRTQSKLVETEYMGGVIQFIQDSLRYIFTQLPIRDNYFWQLYINGRYTEDCCPNYLKKANFERLQETHTKIQTHTTTISNFLKQNPKAYSHYVLLDHQDWLAANDTKALKEEWRLILKNSRPGTKILLRSGASEINFFPDFVQEKVNFEHTQTATEHLKDRVGTYGSVYCGIVR; this is encoded by the coding sequence ATGCTTCAATTAGCAACCAATAAAGCAAAAGACTGGATGTTTGGTAAGATACATGGCAATAACTTAATCTACAATACTTGTTGGGAAGATCCAGAGTGTGATAGAAGGCTGTTGGAACTTAATCAAGAGAGTGAAGTTGTAATGATTACTAGTGCAGGATGCAACGCTTTAGATTATTCCTTAGATGACCCTACTGCCATTCATTGTGTCGATGTGAATTATCGCCAAAATGCCTTGTTAGAACTTAAAAAAGCATTTTATCAAGCAGGTACTTACAAAACACTGTTTCGTTTTTTTGGAGAAGGTAGCCACGAAACGCCAGAGTATTGTTATCAAAACTATTTGAGAGATTATCTGCCTACTTATGCGCAACGTTTTTGGGATAAAAAGATTGAACCTTATTTTGGAGCTTATCGCTTTCGCCCAAGTTTCTATTTTTATGGTACCGCAGGTACCTTTGCTTGGTTGTTTGGTTGTTATATGCGTCTGCGTCGCTCTTTGTATGATAATGTCCAACAGTTGCTACATGCCCCTACTTTAGAGATACAAGCCTATTGGTACAATATAGTAGAGCAGAAAATCATTGGGAATTTTATTCAGTGGGCAATGAAACAGCCTGTTACTTTGAGTTTGTTAGGGATTCCACGTACCCAATCTAAACTGGTAGAAACAGAATATATGGGGGGCGTCATTCAATTTATACAAGACTCTTTGCGCTATATTTTTACACAGTTACCAATACGAGACAACTATTTTTGGCAACTTTATATTAATGGGCGTTACACCGAAGATTGTTGCCCGAACTACCTCAAGAAAGCAAATTTTGAACGCTTGCAAGAAACACATACCAAGATTCAAACCCACACGACGACCATCTCTAATTTTTTAAAACAAAACCCCAAAGCATATAGCCATTACGTGTTGTTGGACCACCAAGACTGGTTGGCTGCCAATGATACCAAAGCATTAAAAGAAGAATGGCGGTTGATTCTTAAAAATAGTCGTCCAGGAACCAAAATTTTGTTGCGTTCTGGGGCAAGTGAAATCAACTTCTTCCCTGATTTTGTACAAGAAAAAGTAAATTTTGAGCATACTCAAACAGCTACAGAACATTTAAAAGATCGCGTAGGTACTTATGGCAGTGTTTATTGTGGGATTGTTCGATAA
- a CDS encoding thiamine phosphate synthase, which produces MKEAYEVRALNKKELEWKKDALDLAAAFFEKYVPQMDFITDKAAALDVVLKGVMQESWWQRPRKFAIVTGLGYGLGQTLVDELNFEWIVYQDTYGKDVAVQHAASGIIAFPISAIRKRLKSKEYTFVVDYFKTLKEEINMAKKDLPQLHYVSQEQKDLTHLEAIEKACKAGCKWVQLRMKNVSYETYLETALAAKDLCRKYDALLTINDNPQVAAASGADGLHLGKEDMSPTEARKIVGNILIGGTANTWEDVVRLSKEPIDYIGLGPLRYTTTKEKLSPILGVQGYQDVLSKMKAALIDLPVYAIGGIRQEDIVGVLKTGVYGIAVSGLITNAEDPRSVCETVLELF; this is translated from the coding sequence ATGAAAGAAGCATATGAAGTACGAGCTTTAAATAAAAAGGAATTGGAATGGAAGAAAGACGCGCTGGATTTAGCTGCTGCTTTTTTTGAAAAATACGTTCCTCAAATGGATTTTATAACCGATAAGGCAGCCGCTTTGGATGTTGTGTTGAAAGGTGTTATGCAAGAATCTTGGTGGCAGCGTCCTCGTAAATTTGCTATTGTGACGGGATTAGGATATGGCTTGGGGCAAACATTGGTTGATGAATTGAATTTTGAATGGATTGTTTATCAAGATACATATGGGAAAGATGTTGCTGTACAACATGCTGCTTCTGGCATTATTGCGTTTCCAATTTCTGCAATTCGAAAACGATTAAAAAGCAAAGAATATACTTTTGTAGTAGATTATTTTAAAACACTAAAAGAAGAGATAAACATGGCAAAAAAGGACTTGCCTCAATTACATTATGTTTCACAAGAGCAAAAAGATTTGACACATTTGGAGGCGATAGAAAAGGCTTGTAAGGCGGGCTGCAAATGGGTACAGTTGAGGATGAAAAACGTGTCTTATGAAACGTATTTGGAGACAGCTTTAGCGGCTAAAGATCTTTGTCGAAAGTATGATGCTTTGTTAACTATTAATGATAATCCACAGGTAGCAGCCGCGTCAGGGGCAGATGGTTTGCATTTGGGAAAGGAAGATATGTCTCCAACAGAAGCCCGAAAAATAGTAGGAAATATACTGATAGGAGGAACGGCAAATACGTGGGAAGATGTGGTGCGATTGTCTAAAGAGCCTATTGATTATATTGGTCTGGGACCACTACGATACACGACTACAAAAGAGAAGTTGAGTCCAATTCTAGGTGTTCAGGGGTATCAAGATGTTTTAAGTAAAATGAAAGCGGCTTTGATTGATTTGCCTGTTTATGCGATTGGTGGGATTCGACAAGAGGATATTGTTGGAGTGTTAAAAACGGGGGTGTATGGCATTGCGGTGTCTGGTCTGATTACGAATGCTGAGGATCCTCGTTCGGTTTGTGAGACGGTGTTGGAGTTGTTTTAG